From one Elusimicrobiota bacterium genomic stretch:
- a CDS encoding SIR2 family protein, with amino-acid sequence MTKEKNDDLSILKQEPFSDCIKQLEELISQNNRVFLLGAGCSRCAGLPLTSELTDKVLKKLSTSGGKAEKILTAIQKQFQGSTLTTIEDYMSELVDLLAIAERRKEKNSSKKDISLDGVDYDADMLRDALAAIKETIAECLDSKELEIDTHRQFVTAVHHILRSGKTESTVPVDYFVLNYDTLIEDALALECFSYVDGFTGGATGWWDTDTFKKHDSIARVLKVHGSIDWCQLENDLVPRRLRSGGKTCYKIVPKNKVMIWPASTKYQETQKDPFAQILSIMRQSMRPELHSEVVLTICGYRFNDSHINIELERALKESDGRLTLLAFTEFDRPQGQLEQWHLDMTITEQIRIYAKRGFFHGKVQSSADKDLPWWKFENLTRILGGER; translated from the coding sequence CTGAGTATTCTAAAACAGGAGCCTTTTTCTGATTGTATTAAGCAGCTCGAAGAACTTATATCACAAAACAATAGGGTATTTCTTTTGGGCGCAGGTTGCAGTCGATGTGCCGGATTACCTTTGACTTCTGAATTGACTGATAAAGTTTTAAAAAAACTGTCGACGTCTGGAGGAAAGGCGGAAAAGATACTCACGGCAATACAGAAACAATTTCAGGGTTCCACGTTGACTACAATCGAAGATTATATGAGTGAGCTTGTAGACCTGTTGGCAATTGCAGAGCGCAGAAAAGAAAAAAATTCTTCAAAGAAAGACATTTCATTAGATGGGGTTGATTATGATGCGGATATGCTTAGGGATGCTCTTGCAGCAATAAAGGAGACAATTGCGGAATGTCTTGATTCAAAGGAACTTGAGATTGATACACATAGGCAGTTCGTGACCGCAGTCCACCATATTCTTAGGTCAGGTAAAACTGAAAGTACAGTTCCGGTAGACTATTTTGTGCTAAATTATGATACCCTCATAGAAGATGCTCTAGCGTTAGAATGCTTTTCGTACGTCGACGGGTTTACTGGTGGTGCAACGGGATGGTGGGACACAGATACCTTCAAGAAACATGATTCAATTGCTCGTGTGCTAAAAGTGCACGGGTCAATTGACTGGTGTCAGCTAGAGAACGACCTTGTTCCCAGACGTCTAAGGAGTGGGGGCAAAACGTGTTACAAAATAGTTCCAAAGAACAAGGTAATGATTTGGCCGGCTTCCACAAAATATCAGGAGACTCAAAAAGACCCTTTTGCACAGATTTTGTCAATTATGAGGCAATCGATGAGGCCTGAACTGCATTCGGAAGTTGTCTTAACAATTTGTGGATATAGGTTTAACGATTCGCATATCAATATTGAGCTTGAAAGAGCTTTAAAAGAATCTGATGGAAGACTAACTCTTTTGGCTTTTACGGAATTTGACAGACCTCAGGGTCAATTGGAGCAATGGCATTTGGATATGACGATTACTGAACAGATTAGAATTTATGCAAAGAGAGGTTTTTTTCATGGAAAGGTGCAGTCTTCTGCTGACAAAGATTTGCCTTGGTGGAAATTTGAAAATCTGACCCGTATCCTAGGGGGTGAAAGATGA